The following proteins come from a genomic window of Halorussus halophilus:
- a CDS encoding S8 family serine peptidase yields MLGNDNGVSRRNILKLAGASVATAAGSGLAAAKPGDTVEVNIGFSSERGRSLALDAADHVVRDFDSLNIVTLRAAKQAVTALDKNPNIRYVEENGQMHALAQTLDWGQDRIDSEVAHANGETGAGADIAIIDTGIDDDHPDLSANIGSGKSFVACSTKGGCRYGAKPANNTCNYSWTDDNDHGTHCAGIADAVDNSQGVVGASTDATLHAVKVLDKCGSGSFSDITAGVEYVADQGWDVGSMSLGASSGSSALRDACQYAVNNGVFLVGAAGNSGPCTDCVGYPAAYPEVMAVSSTNSSDGLSSFSSQGPEVDIAAPGTDIYSSVANGTYDTFSGTSMATPHVAGVAGLLMANGYTNTEARNQLASTAEDIGLGSNESGAGLLDAAAALGLDSSDST; encoded by the coding sequence ATGTTGGGTAATGACAATGGTGTCTCTCGACGTAACATTCTGAAACTGGCCGGTGCCTCTGTGGCAACTGCCGCTGGCAGTGGTCTCGCGGCCGCCAAGCCCGGTGACACGGTCGAAGTCAACATCGGGTTCTCCTCCGAGCGCGGTCGTTCGCTCGCGCTCGACGCGGCCGACCACGTCGTCCGTGACTTCGACTCGCTGAACATCGTCACACTTCGGGCGGCGAAGCAGGCCGTCACGGCGCTCGACAAAAATCCGAACATCCGCTACGTCGAGGAGAACGGGCAGATGCACGCGCTCGCTCAGACTCTCGACTGGGGACAGGACCGAATCGACTCGGAAGTCGCACACGCGAACGGCGAGACAGGTGCAGGTGCCGACATCGCCATCATCGACACGGGTATCGACGACGACCACCCCGACCTCAGCGCAAACATCGGCTCCGGCAAGTCGTTCGTCGCCTGTTCCACGAAGGGTGGCTGTCGCTACGGTGCGAAGCCTGCGAACAACACGTGTAACTACAGTTGGACCGACGACAACGACCACGGCACCCACTGTGCCGGTATCGCCGACGCAGTAGATAACAGTCAGGGCGTCGTCGGTGCTTCGACGGACGCGACGCTCCACGCCGTGAAAGTCCTCGACAAGTGTGGCAGCGGGTCGTTCTCCGACATCACGGCCGGTGTCGAGTACGTCGCCGACCAGGGCTGGGACGTTGGCTCGATGTCCCTCGGTGCGTCCTCGGGCTCCTCGGCGCTCCGAGACGCCTGCCAGTACGCCGTCAACAACGGCGTCTTCCTCGTCGGTGCGGCTGGCAACTCCGGGCCGTGTACGGACTGTGTCGGCTACCCGGCGGCCTACCCCGAAGTCATGGCGGTCTCTTCGACGAACTCCAGCGACGGCCTGTCGAGTTTCTCCTCGCAGGGACCGGAAGTGGACATCGCCGCGCCCGGGACGGACATCTACTCCTCGGTCGCGAACGGTACCTACGACACCTTCTCGGGCACCTCGATGGCGACCCCGCACGTCGCAGGTGTCGCCGGGCTACTGATGGCCAACGGGTACACCAACACGGAAGCCCGCAACCAGTTGGCGAGTACGGCCGAAGACATCGGTCTGGGTTCGAACGAGTCCGGTGCTGGACTCCTCGACGCAGCGGCCGCACTCGGTCTCGACTCGAGCGACAGCACGTAG